ttgttaaacatgaacggccatttataaaaccatgttgcgactcaattattaatttatgtttttcaagatgaagacgaattttatttgctattatagattcgagtaactttcccacaatagacgttaggctaattggtcgatagttagacgcaagtgatctatctcctttcttaaaaactggtatcacattagcaactttccaaaactctggcactctgcctgactctattgatttattaaatatggttgacagtgggtcacaaagctcctctttgcattctttaagcaccctagcaaacacttcatccggccctggggatttgtttggtttgagttttactatttgtttaagaacatcctccctggtaactgttaaactcgtcaacctgtcctcgtccccacccacatagacttgttcggctgaaggcatattgttaagttcctctttagtaaatacagatacaaaatatttattaaaaatactactcatctcttcatcactatctgttatttgacctgtctcagtttttaatggacctatcctttccctagtcttagtacgatataactgaaaaaaccctttaggatttgtctttgcttgccctgctatgcgaacttcatagtttctttttgctttccttatctcttttttaacatttctaaccagttgtacgaattcctgttctaaagtgacctccccatttttaatccttttgtaccaagctctctttttacctataaggttcttcaaattctttgttatccactttgggtcattagtatacgatctattcaatttgtatggtatactacgttcctgtgctttgtttagaatattcttaaataagttatatattgaatccacatcgaaatccccatttaagtcacctatcgctgggttcatgtctcgctccaagaccggcccacaccccatacccaagccattccaatcaatttgacccaaaaaatttcttaggctattaaaatcagcttttcgaaaatctggcactttaacagaattttctcctactggtctattccattctatgctaaatctgatttctttgtgatcactgctccctagctcactccctatttcgatgtcattaatttgcgtttccctgttagttaacactaaatctaaaatattattttcccgtgttggttccttaatgtgttgcgtaagaaagcaatcgtcaattaattctagaaaatcttctgcttcactattccctgttttgttcaaccagtttattccgctaaaattaaagtcacccatgacataaatactgttagatctagatgctctagatatttcatcccatagatgctttgcttccattctgtctaaatttggtggcctatatattactcctattataatattattagctttttcgtttaattcaatccaaatagtttctgtgtgtggctctgttttgattccctctttgagactacatttcaaattgtccctaacatatatggctactccacctcctcgtctaatatatctatctgtgtgaaatagtttaaatccatatatttgatattcagctaatagttctctattttctacattcatccacgtttcggtaagtgcaataatatctattttttctgtgcagacaagagcatttaattcgttaattttatttcttagacttctactgttagtgtaatataccctaagtgaattgttattttgcggaccttctctttccctgatcgttttgccaattcctttctcccacaaacacatacttttattacctccttcctccaaatcaattcccatacctctaactactaacagtttaaacccaaacaaacacctctaaccacttcttctagcgagttcgcaacagcaacaaccccagctctcgatagatgcaccccatcacgagcatacatttcatttcttccatagaagtgttcccagttgtctatgaaagatattgcatttgatttgcaatatctttccagccggcaattgacaccaagtgccctcgatatccattcatttcccactccctttcttggaagaatgccacatatgatcgggattcctcccttgctcctaactaactctatggctgttttatacctctgaatcagttcctcactcctgactcgaccaacatcatttcctcccacgctaatgcaaataatgggattgttcccattaccagccataatatcattcatgttgtttataatatcaccaatgccagctccgggatagcaaacccttaacctgttccccctatctctagcacaaaacgttctatccaaataccttatctgggaatctcccacaactaatgtttgcttaggtacttcctttactttctgaggggcctgcgcttcctttctcttcgttgctttcccttttgcgcgatccacagtctctccacagcactcgtcctccaaaacgtcaaatgaatttgaagttgctatggcgtttgaaggcggctttatcaaagtcttcttaaggcccctgtctttcgcaactctccaagacgaggtccctttactgctggtctcctccttcgttacttctcgtagttttttaagctgacgcacctcctcccgcagagagtccaactctgtcctcagggctcccactagagtcaccaggtccttcactacaacttccatattgctataacaacactcaggagctccggttaacacaacctctcactgtgacctgagagaggtgttgtgattgcgaagtcggattgcgaaagggatctgggagttatgattagtaagaatttaaaacaaaaggatcaatgcataaatgttcgtaataaggcaaatcggacacttggatttattaatcgcagcgttagtaacaagacacctggtgtggttctcaagctatatcttgctctagttaggccccatttagattatgcagttcagttttggtcgccatattatagaatggatataaattcacttgaacgtgtccagcgtaggatgactaagttaattccccaaattagaaatctttcatatgaagaaagattaacaaagcttaagttgcattcactggaaaggcgaagagttaggggtgacatgatagaggtttacaagtggatgaatggacataaccggggggatattaatagggtattaaaagtatcaacacaggacagaacacgaaacaatggatataaattggataagtttagatttaggaaagacttgggtaaatactggttcagtaacagggttgttgatttgtggaaccaattgccgcgtaacattgtggaggtggggtccctcgattgtttcaagcacgggttggacaagtatatgagtgggattgggtggttatagaataggagctgcctcgtatgggccaataggccttctgcagttacctttgttcttatgttcttatgttctaactttttattccagcatagttgaggcagttgaaagtggtaaagattgtgatgttgtgtaccttgactttagcaaagcttttgatacagtgccacatgaaagactaattaaaaaaatagaagctcatggtattgggggtgctatattaacttggattagggcatggctattccaaaggaaacagagagttagtataaatggggttaagtcagagtgggataatgttgttagtggagtacctcagggctctgtcctgggacctttgttgtttagaatatatataaatgatttagattcaggtttgcgtagcaacatttgcaaatttgccgatgatacgaaaatcggtagggaaattaattcggaggaggactcactatcactttaagttgatctagatagggtattGAAATAGTCAAATGTTTGGCaaatgcaatttaatgctgataaatgtaaagttctgaggctaggtaatgatgagttacaagatacgagctagatggtgttgagattgcgaagtcggattgcgaaagggatctgggagttatgattagtaagaatttaaaacaaaaggatcaatgcatgaatgttcgtaagaaggcgaataggacactgggatttattaatcgaagcgttagtaacaagacacctggtgtggttcttaagctatatcttgctctggttaggccccatttagattatgcagttcagttttggtcgccgtattatagaatggatataaattcacttgaacgtgtccaacgtaggatgactaagttaattccccaaattagaaatctttcatatgaagaaagattaacaaagcttaagttgcattcactggaaaggcgaagagttaggggtgacataatagaggtttacaagtggatgaatggacataacaggggggatattaatagggtattaaaaatatcaatacaagacagaacacgaaacaatgggtataaattggataagtttagatttaggaaagacttgggtaaatactggttcagtaacagggttgttgatttgtggaaccaattgccgcgtaacgtggtggaggtggtgtccctcgattgtttcaagtgcaggttggacaagtatatgagtgagattggatggttatagaataggagctgcctcgtataggccaataggccttctgcagttacctttgttcttatgttctaggttttcgagtggatgaatggacataacaggggggatattaatagggtattaaaaatatcaacacaagacagaacacgaaacaatgggtataaattggataagtttagatttaggaaagacttgggtaaatactggttcagtaacagggttgttgatttgtggaaccaattgccgcgtaacgtggtggaggtggtgttcctcgattgtttcaagcgcaggttggacaagtatatgagtgggattgggtggtcatagataggagctgcctcgtatgggccaataagccttctgcagttacctttgttcttatgttcttattaccagttaaaaaatcagcatgtgacccgcagaggctcaaggaagtaatagagcaacaaatggaaactatctctagacccacaacgactcacatcttcacagacggatcagttgatcaagaaaaaggttctgctggggcagcagtttacactaccaaccatgaagcttactggagcatgaatagtgggtgctcaacattgcaaacagagttgtatgccctgaaggaggcaataaactatacaattgagaataatttacatgatgtcatcattcatacagactctaaatcttcgctccaggcattgttatccagtcagcacagagataatttacaactcacagaaattcaacatataggaaaagatgcccataatcgagggctgtctatcaccctaaattggattccaagtcacattggcatagagggTAATGaacaggcagactcactagcaaaaactgccactgctctacctgttgtacaggttcaaatacctccaagtttctcacagataaaggagcaaatcaagaagaaaatattctcaactatcaaaagtcgccacagagacaaagtagcggaaggaagatccactgcgatatggtatgaacaagccactggttactcctctttcaagcctggcaaaaagatattcagagacattgcagtagccatacacagactcaggcttgggtacaagtactgctgggaggtaatgaacccaatagttaaagagtgtcacatctgtgaaactgaggcagaggcgccgctattgcactacttactggaatgtgaagctactgaacctctgcgcatcaaactcaacattaatccaacgacagcagctgcattagatgcacattccaccgcgactacaatgattagaaaagctgttgaggaatgggactcattagtgagcattctgcatctacatccgccaccaagataatgttaataaaacaagattaaaaccagtgcactaaaacagaagcgacaaataagcagggaaaaaaggagaagtcctctcctccattttaaacttagacctaaatatcacaggaaaaaggttatcatgtataaccaaactcaattacaggttcaccatagcccgtgctacatggacactctgtcctgaatagctaaatctttaacaacaacaacaacaacagtcagctAACATGTCACCTACTATCTGGCGACTCCACATAAATACGTGAACAACATTATCACCCCTCAATCGGCTTTAAACAAGCAATAAGAGAATATTTATCATCTCTTCTCTTAACCTTTACCTCTGGAAGGGTTTCGACCCAAGCAGAATCAATCAATACCTCATTATCTTCTTAATATGAGTGATAAACTCATAAACGAGTGTCAAGCGTGTGGGAAAACATTTAGtcgtcttggaaatatgaagaaccACAAAATGGTGCATACTGATCTTAAACCTCGCACTTGTCTCGAATATGGTGCAAGTTTCTGCCAAACTGGAACTCTGAAAAAACTCAAGATGGCAAATTTGGGTAGTAAATCATATGAGTGTTTTGAGTGCGGAGAAACGTTCAGCCGAATAAAAAATTTAAAGAAACACAAAATGATGCACACAGGTGAAAAGCCCTTCAGCTGTGATGTTTGTGGAAAGAATTTCAGTACCCGTCGAAATATTATTAGGCACTTGTTAGTACACTCTGGTGAGAAAtcccacgagtgtccagagtgtgggaaaagattctctCGATATGACTTTTTGAAGAAACACAGAATTGTGCATACGGGTGAAAAGCCTCATAGGTGTGATGTGTGTGGGAAAAATTTGAGTAGTCGTAGCAGTCTAAATGATCACATGTTAATGCATACTGGAGAAAAACCTTTCGAGTGTGATGAGTGTGGAAAAAGTTTCAGGTATCGTAGCCATATAGTTAGGCACATGATGGAGCATTCTGGTGAGAAACCTTACGAGTGTCTAGAGTGTTGTAAAAAATTCTTTCGAAATGATCATTTGAAGAGCCACCAAAGAGTGCATACTAGAGAAAAATTTCAAGACTGAGAAAAAGATTCATTCAACTTGGAGCTATGAAAACACACAGGATTATGCAAACAAGTTTGGTCAGTTTATGATAAGATTTCTCATAATTTCGAGTGAAATAGATTTCATTTTATTGCACAATATGTTTATAATTACTAGAACATAATATGTATTTTATTGGTGTAAGTAATAAAATTTTTATCCCACTATCAAAGCTTCTTTTTCTTCCTACTCTTGGTGATATTGTTTCTATGAAAACAGGTTAAATTTAAGACTTAAAATATAGGTCCTTAAATTTAACCTTAATTTAGGTTAAATATTGCTAAGGAAATTTAATCCTCAAAATTAAGCACTCAAAATGGATTTTATGATGACTTACCTTTTAACTGCCAAAAAATACTGTAACAAAATAAAGAGAAAACTAATAAGATCACATGAAACTTCAAGTTTCATGTGATAGaacttttgtgccagagataggaggaacaagttaagtgtttgctatccaggagcttgaattggtgatattgttaacaacatgaatgatattatgactggaaatgggaacaaacccattatctgtatcagtgccgGTGGAAATGATGTTTGACGAGTTAGGAGTAAgacactgatacagaggtttaagacagcaacagaattagttagaagcataagaacataagaacataagaacaaaggtaactgcagaaggcctattggcccatacgaggcagctcctattctataaccacccaatcccactcatatacttgtccaacccgtgcttgaaacaatcgagggaccccacctccacaatgttacgcggcaattggttccacaaatcaacaaccctgttactgaaccagtatttacccaagtctttcctaaatctaaacttatccaatttatatccattgtttcgtgttctgtcctgtgttgatacttttaataccctattaata
This genomic window from Procambarus clarkii isolate CNS0578487 chromosome 26, FALCON_Pclarkii_2.0, whole genome shotgun sequence contains:
- the LOC138368956 gene encoding zinc finger protein 436-like, translated to MSDKLINECQACGKTFSRLGNMKNHKMVHTDLKPRTCLEYGASFCQTGTLKKLKMANLGSKSYECFECGETFSRIKNLKKHKMMHTGEKPFSCDVCGKNFSTRRNIIRHLLVHSGEKSHECPECGKRFSRYDFLKKHRIVHTGEKPHRCDVCGKNLSSRSSLNDHMLMHTGEKPFECDECGKSFRYRSHIVRHMMEHSGEKPYECLECCKKFFRNDHLKSHQRVHTREKFQD